The following is a genomic window from Falco cherrug isolate bFalChe1 chromosome 9, bFalChe1.pri, whole genome shotgun sequence.
gctttgtgtaTGATAACCAGGTTTCAAATACGTGGATGTTTCTAGCTTTTAAGATGTGATTTAATAAAAAGAGATGTTTCTGGGAAGCAGGTTTTCTCTCTTGTTTGgttcatttttgtttggtttatttttgttgttctctgGCTTTTACAGACCCAGGAAAAGCCACTTGGCAGATGCTTTGCTGTACTGGCAGGTGAGGGAGATACAGGCACTGGGCATCCCTGAATGGCAGCAGCGAGGGAAATGCTGAAAACTCAAGAGCAAGAGCTCCAGAGGTGCAAGAGACCCAGCTGCAGTTAAAAGGGGAGGAAGGTAACAACTCTTGATGCTTTAAACAAGGGGCCATCTGAGAGGCACAAATCCAGTGACAGGGATAGTACAGAGTGATTCACAGTTCTGGCACTTATCTGCAGTTTAGTGAGTATCGACTGGGTCGCTAAGGAACTTAAGAGAGCATTAAGCATTGTGCCTTTTCCTGGGAGGAAGGCCAATCTCTGAGCAACATCCTAGTCACTGATAAACAGAGCCCTGGAGAAATTCAAGTGAGGCTAAACCCCTCTGGAGAAAACAGACCAGCTCCAGAAGAAAGCACGTCCCCAGGAGGGCAAAAGGCATTGAATTTGGATAAGCCACCTTCTTTGTGGCAGGTCTGTTTGACTTAATTGCTGAAGCGAGCAGGTCTGGCTTGAACTCCCAGCTGCCATTTCCCCCTTTATCTCCAGTGCTGACAGTCACCTGCATGTCCATCTCCCGTTAGAGGTGGTAACTGCAGCCCCTCTGAGCAGAGGCGGAGAGAAACTGGCTGGACAACTCTGTCATGTAAGGCAGTTTTCATCAGTGCTGGGATCAATCACCCTTCATTTCTGCATTCTCCTCATTTGGAGACATCCTTCTCCTTGTGCCATCACCGCAGTGGGGTGGGACGTGCCGTATCTGTCTCAGCAGTGGGCCAGATGACGGAAATCACTTTTAATCCCTCACCACCACTTCTGGCCAGAAACCCAGCCACTGTTCTCCCTAAGGCCTTTACAGCAACATTGGTGCCCAGAGTACCTGGTGGCCAGAAAGTCAGtctatttttttgtattatctTCTGCAGTCTTTGCTGCAGAAGCCCAGTTAGATCAGATTATTTTTACCTATCACCTTCTTCACCCTCCCGTTgtgctctgtgtctgtgtgatGGACACAAACCCAGGCCGGGAGCTGTGCGGGTGGAGTTCTGCTCTGCGCTGCCAAAGGGTCAGGAACTGAGATGTCTTGCAGGGGTTTAAGGTGAAATCATGCATCTCCAAGTCCTGCTGggccctgctccttccctgttCCCTTATCACCTGGCTGTACTGGGGGTTGTCCCAGCAGATCCTACCGTTGCCAGCAGTGTGTGCCACGCCTGGTACTGACGTGTTGCGTATGCCATAGTccgctgccagctctgcagccacatcagctgtgccctggcactgctgggacaCCAGAAACTCGTGCTCATGCTACCCAGTGGCACTCTGCCATCACACCCTCCGGGTCCTGCCCCCTGCCATCATCACACCTGGGTTTTGTAATCGAGCATTCCTGTTCCTGTGCCAAAATGTGAGCACTGAGCGGGATTCCCAGGAGCCTCTTAATAACAGCACTCGGGCACTGCTCTGGGGTTAACAGTGGGTGTAAATACAGCAACGCAGGGGATTAGCTGCAAAGCGCTCGCTTGCCAGCCAAGTTTCACTGTCCAGTTCTTAACGCACAGCCCAGGAAAGAAACAGTCGACAGAAATGATAGAAGGCTCTCAAATCTTGACTGGCAGGGGAGGCGATGAATAATggctggatttatttttttgttacaaaagcAGGCGGGCATGCAGCGAAACTAGCAGCTGTCAGGTTCGATCCTCACAAAGGGAGGCGTTTTCTTTGCACCAGGTGCAGATAAACTGGGATTCATTATTTCAGGATTTATGGGCTTTACACAGGCTCAAAAGCCAACCAGACAAGACTACGAAAGAGAAATCCATTGAGATCTCAGACTACAAAGGCACATTGTTGGCTCTGTACGTGCCTGAGCCATGAATCACCAGAGGCGGGGAAATGTCACTTACCCGCTTGCCCAGCCTTTATCCTCAACCCGGGCAACCGCGGCCGCGGCCGGCACGGCGAGGGCCAGGAGGCGGGACGGTGCACTGTGGACCTCTGCTTCAGCCGAGTACAGTGGGTCATGTGCAAACTTTATATCACCCTTGTGTTACTTAAGCAAAGAGTTGCCTCCTTCCATTTAGCTCTGGTTTGCTGgcttgcagcagagcagctcctgctgtgcacAGCACACCTGGGCATTGCACGGCTCCCGGCACACGGGCAGCTTTGGCAACAAGCTACTATTTTCAGTAGTATTGTTTCCAGGTATCATTTGAAGAAGGTGCAGTTGCTCTGTTCTGGGTCAGGAGTGCAAAGGTAAGAGCCTTATCAGCAGGACACGGTGCTCCTTCCCCTAAGCACACCTGTGTTTACAGCAGCCCGCCTGGCACATGGTGAAGTTGCTCATGTCGAAGCAGCCCAGCATGCCGGGGTGCGGCTCcgcagctcccaggcaggatGGGACCTCGGCAAGCTCTGGCCAAAGGTTATTTACGTCACAGCATGCCATGTCCCCCACACCTTCTGGGCCGAGCATTTCAGCACAGAGCGTTATTGGAGGCGTGGAAAGTCCGGAGTATGGGGCGATCACTTCCCCGATGGCCAGACTTCCCAAAGAAACCTGCTGGCAGCTGATAACAGGCGCTGCCTGGAAATAACGCTGCCGCAGCGTGTGCCCCGCACCTCTGTGCCCAACAAGTGGCTGGCACAGGGGAGTGAAGGCGGCAGGAAAAATGTGCTGTGGAAACCGCCACTGGTCCCCAGCTCTCTCTGAAAAGCTCCTGAGTCCCCAGCTCGCCCAAAAACGCTGCTGAGTCTCCAGCTCCCCCTTGAACACTCCAGCTCACCAAAAAACGCTCCTGAGCCTCCAGCTCTCCCTAAAATACTCCCAAGTTCCCAGCTCTCCCTAAAAGATTCCCGAGTCTCCAGCTCTCCCTAAAGCACTCCCAAGTCCACAGCTCTTCCATCAAACTCCTGAGCCCCCAGCTCTCCCTATAACGCTCCCGagcccccagctctcccacaaACGCCCCCGACaggcccggcgcggcccccggcgcccaccgccgccccggccgcggcggctGCCCACGCCCGGACCCCGGCTGTGCCCCGCCGCGACCCCCCGGGGCCGCTTTCGCCCCGTTCCGCCTCGGCTGGAGCCCCGGAGCGTGAGGGGAGGGCGCGGGCACCGGCCCCCAGGCGGAGGCCGCGTCCCCAAGGCCAGCCGGGCGGTGCCGCCCGTCCCCCGCGCCCCCGCAGGGTCCCCCCCCCGGCGCCCGCCCTGTcccggcgcccgccccgccgagggcggcccgggggcggtgctgcggccggcggcggggccccgctCAGGTGCGgcgggcggaggcggcggcggcgggcggcgcagTGTCCCCTGGGCCGCCGCCATGAGCAGCGCGGAGCCGCCGCTCGGGCTCGGGCCGCGGGCGCAGCCCGCCTGGAAGCGGGAGATCCTGGAGCGAAAGCGGGCCAAGCTggccggggcggccggcggcgagCCGGAGCCCCCGGCGGGGGAGCGGCTGGTCGTGGCGGAGAGCCTGGGCCCGCTGCGGGAGAACCCCTTCATGCGGCTGGAGAgcgagcggcggcggctgcggcaggggctgccccggcacggcccggcggcggcgcggccgctgcagcagctgctggagctgtacAGCGCCGTGCCCGGCATCCGCACCATCCGCGCCGACAACATCCTCATCATCGAGTCCCAGCCCGACGCCGCCGGCTGCTTCGCCGAGGGGGAcgcgccgcccggccgccggcgGGACCCGGCCGCCGGCCCCGACCCACTGCGGGAGCTGCTGGCCCGCCGCGGCGCCGCGCTCGCCGAGATCCGCGCCGACCAGGTCGTCATCTACGAGGCGGCCGAGCCCGAGGCGGCCGAGCCGGGCACCGTCAGCCGCCTCCTGGAGAAGTTCGGGCagcggccgcggggccgccgccgccgcggcggggaggCGCTGAGCGGGCTCGGtccgggcggggcggccgcccccccgcagGTGGGACCCGGCTCCGCCCGCGCCTCGGCCCCGAAGGCGCGACCGGCATctccgcggccgccgccggctgCCCCCCGGGCTGCACCCCCGgtgccggccgcccccccgcccgctgccccgccacccccggctgccccccgggCCGTCACCCCGCCacccccggctgccccccgggccgtcaccccgcagcccccggcccccttGGCTTCCCCCCAGGCCATCAccccccaggcagccctggctcccCCCTGCGCTgccaccccccaggctgtcacccCGCAGCCCGCGgccccccaggctgtcactcCCCAGCCCTCGGCCCCCCAGGCAGTCCCAGCCCCCACCAAGGCCGCggcagccccggctgccccccggcCCTCAGCCCCCCAGGTGGTGCCAGCCCCCCCCAAggccgcagccccccaggccaaCTGCTTTCTCCACAAGATCGGCTCCAACTCCTTCACCGTCACCCCCCGGGGCCTGCCCCCGGGCGGCCGCATCCCCGAGCCCCGTGCCCCGGCCGCAGGCCGCCCCGCACCACCCCAGGGGCCGCCAGTGCCATCGCCCAGCGCTCCCCACGCCAGAGCCAACGCCAGGAGGCCAAAGCCGGAGGAGGCTGAAGCGGCCCCGTCACCCGCACCCAGTGCCACCCTGGCACCCAGTGCCACCCTggcccccagtgcccccagtgcCACCGGCTCCGTGCAGCCGCTCTCCGCCTctgccccccgggccgggggctccTTTGAAATCCACCCAGCCCCCAAGCCCGACCTGGCcgccatcccagcccacgaccTTCAGGCGCAGGCCCTGGCCAAGCTGCGCCTCAATTCACGCAATTCCTTCCTCTTCGTGCCCCGCCGGGAGGGCGGCCCGGCTCTGCCCCCGGCCCCCAGTGCCAGCACCGGGCCGCCATCCCCCGAGGAGAAGGCACTGAAGGAGCCCCCGCGGGCCCCCGCCCCGGAGCAGGAAGAGCCTGTCGCTGCCCCGCCGTCGCCTCTGGATCCCTCGGTACCGGTGACTTACATCGATGACATTGTGGAGCTGGACAGCGGGGAGCTCTCGCCCAGGGCCAGCTCGGCTGCGAGGACGGGGAGCTTGGTGGAtcagcctggaggagctggCCCTCACCTGGAGATGGAGTTCTCCTCCGTGCCCCTCTACAGACCACACTCTGCCCCCCACCAGAGGGGAGGCAGCACCTTCACTGTCGTGCCCAAAAGGAAGCCCGTTGCCCCGGGGCTGCAGGCTCTCACTGATGCCGGTGGAAGGCCAcagcgggaggaggaggatgaggaggaggatagcaagggaaaaagcaaagtcGCAGAGAACGCTGATGGGCCCCAAACAGGAGTGTCCCATAAAAAGCGCTACCCCACGGTGAACGAGATCGAAGTGATTGGGGGGTACCTGTCCCTGGAGAGGTCCTGCATGAGCAAGACGGGCTCTCACCGCAAGAAGGTAACTGCCTGGGGTGCCTCTGCGCTCAGCAGCCGGGCTGAGAGCAGCTTGGGACTGCTTTTGGCTTGGCTTTCTGTGAGGCGCCCGGGTGGGATGACGGGCAGTGCTTCTCTGGTCTGTTAGAGAGCCAGAGGCTTGCTCCCACGGAGCGGGCATTGGGTGCTGGTCCGCCGGGTGGGTGAGGGTGGGATATGGCCCGTGATAACTGCAGGTCCTCTCCCACAGTCGCTTCTTGGAGGTATAATAACAGAAAGTGTTTCAGGTATTTAGAAAATCGAGGTGAGCTGCCTGGTTTGAACTGCTGCGGACTTGACCCCTCTCTAGCTCTGCTCACTGTGTCTGGTGTGTGTTGGACACGTTGAGTTCCCTGTGGCCACTGCCCGGCTCGTGACAGTGCCATGGGCGGTGTGGCATTGGCATCTTCCCCGCATTAGTGATCTATTGATAGAGGCTCAAGAATTAGGTCTCTATTAGGCAGAAAGAGATCAGCAACAACTTAACCCCTCTTGAGAGGATTATACCACCTGGCTGCTCGTTCTGGCTGTGCAGCTACATCTCTGAAGACCAGATGACAATGGCTCCAAGTGTCTTTGGAGCAAATACCAGGTTTTCTCACTGCTTGGGAGCTAGCCTAGAACCTTGTGAGCCTTACGTTGAGAATTAATCTTTCTGTAGCTTGGTCCAGTGCATCTGGCTGTGGTAAAGCTGTGCTGAAAGAACAGGGTATTTTCCTGCACCGGAGGAGTAGGCATGAATTGTTCAGCTCTGAAAGCAGCACACCGAGGTGACAAATCCAGATTTCTAGGTCTGCGACGTGCCATGTTTTTCCATAGTGGGAAGAGTTGTTTCATGTTCCGTTACCTATATTGACTAAATATTTGATGGACTGAATCCACATGGTTGCCCGAGGCACTGAGCATTATAATTTGAGGAAATCTTTTGAACAAGGTGCATCTCATTTAGAAGGGAGACAGGGAGTGCTGTTTCTCGTGGCTTAATGTTAAGGTCCTTCATAACAGCACGCAGTTTGTATTAATATGATTGTACTACTAATGCAGGTAGCAGATCTGGAGCGTGAGCACCATGAAATCCAGAATAAGTAAACGAGCAGCAGAGTCGATTCTCCCTCAGCGCTCCTGCAGTTTTTCCCTGTCCTCCTACAGGGAAATGCTTGGTCAGACTGGAGTTGTTCTGCTGCTCAAATACCTGCTGGCTTGCACTCCTTCCAGCTGTTTTCTTGGGTCTGCTCAGTTCAGTTTGCGATATTCATTTACACCAAATCAGGCATGTGGTATAGATGCTGAAAATAGCAAGACAGCGTGTTAGAGTTGTGGATACTCAGGGTGTAGCAGAGAACAGAGAGGAGACCTTGTGGGACAACCACTCTTAGGTAGGTCTGGCTTCTGATGCAGCCAGAGGAGGTGATTTCTCTGTGCAGAGTGGTGGTGGGGCAGCAGCCTTGCTGATAAAAGAATAAAGCCTCAAGCAAGCAAACTAATTAAATAGTCTGCTGGGGAAGCTGTCCTTAACAGTACAAAAGGCGGGGAGAGGAGGACAAGGCTGGTGTGGCAACTGAATTGTTTAAGGttggtcaaacactggaacaggaaCCCAGAGAAGTAGTGGCATCACCATCCTTGGAGCTATGTGAAAGTTGCCTGGGGAGAGCCTTGAGCAACTGATCAGCTCAGACATGCTTGGAGCAGGGGTTTGGGCTAGTGACCTCCCGAGTCCTTTCCCAACCTAAAATGTCACAGGATTCTTTGAAATTGGTTGACAGCTGTTCTGTCTGTTCAGTGGTGGGTTTGTGTGACATTGGGCAGGTCATGTAGCTTCTCCGCCTATGTTCTTAACAGCTTAACAGCATTAACTAGCCCACTCTGCAGGCACTCTGAAGATGAAGCGCGCTAAATACCCCAAGATGCGTATACAACTGTAATGACGTTCACAGAATTATACAGGGAGTGTGTCCTGTATGAGAACTTGCATTAAAATCTGGTTTCTGAGAAGAGACATGTtaaaaggcaaaggaggaaCTGCCTGTTACATGGTAGGGGtcaggaaactggaaaaaatggggACCCTTCGGACAGCAAGTTCCAGCTTAAGGAGAAGTAGTAGAGACAGACATTTCTCTGTAAAACTAAATGTGGCAATGTAGTGGGAGAAACACTAGGTTTTCTGTCAGTTCCCTTCCTGCTAGGGGTGGCAAGCGTGGAGTTTCACTTGGTTGCCAGAGTTCAGGAGAAGCTGTAGCAAATGGAAAGATTCCTGTTTACTCTTAACCTAGAGGATGTTTGTGGCTTTTGCTCTGGG
Proteins encoded in this region:
- the TPRN gene encoding taperin isoform X1 — its product is MSSAEPPLGLGPRAQPAWKREILERKRAKLAGAAGGEPEPPAGERLVVAESLGPLRENPFMRLESERRRLRQGLPRHGPAAARPLQQLLELYSAVPGIRTIRADNILIIESQPDAAGCFAEGDAPPGRRRDPAAGPDPLRELLARRGAALAEIRADQVVIYEAAEPEAAEPGTVSRLLEKFGQRPRGRRRRGGEALSGLGPGGAAAPPQVGPGSARASAPKARPASPRPPPAAPRAAPPVPAAPPPAAPPPPAAPRAVTPPPPAAPRAVTPQPPAPLASPQAITPQAALAPPCAATPQAVTPQPAAPQAVTPQPSAPQAVPAPTKAAAAPAAPRPSAPQVVPAPPKAAAPQANCFLHKIGSNSFTVTPRGLPPGGRIPEPRAPAAGRPAPPQGPPVPSPSAPHARANARRPKPEEAEAAPSPAPSATLAPSATLAPSAPSATGSVQPLSASAPRAGGSFEIHPAPKPDLAAIPAHDLQAQALAKLRLNSRNSFLFVPRREGGPALPPAPSASTGPPSPEEKALKEPPRAPAPEQEEPVAAPPSPLDPSVPVTYIDDIVELDSGELSPRASSAARTGSLVDQPGGAGPHLEMEFSSVPLYRPHSAPHQRGGSTFTVVPKRKPVAPGLQALTDAGGRPQREEEDEEEDSKGKSKVAENADGPQTGVSHKKRYPTVNEIEVIGGYLSLERSCMSKTGSHRKKMKISFNETSLQTMFEYPSESSLAEEEEEEEGHASEPEEDKSRTLYIPRPNSTLHPNTPNSADLSSYTPKHSVKFSEWQEQKYEEMPAAEGCLPKEADSHGNQVMLTPAEKGGLSDFSSEPALYF
- the TPRN gene encoding taperin isoform X2, producing MSSAEPPLGLGPRAQPAWKREILERKRAKLAGAAGGEPEPPAGERLVVAESLGPLRENPFMRLESERRRLRQGLPRHGPAAARPLQQLLELYSAVPGIRTIRADNILIIESQPDAAGCFAEGDAPPGRRRDPAAGPDPLRELLARRGAALAEIRADQVVIYEAAEPEAAEPGTVSRLLEKFGQRPRGRRRRGGEALSGLGPGGAAAPPQVGPGSARASAPKARPASPRPPPAAPRAAPPVPAAPPPAAPPPPAAPRAVTPPPPAAPRAVTPQPPAPLASPQAITPQAALAPPCAATPQAVTPQPAAPQAVTPQPSAPQAVPAPTKAAAAPAAPRPSAPQVVPAPPKAAAPQANCFLHKIGSNSFTVTPRGLPPGGRIPEPRAPAAGRPAPPQGPPVPSPSAPHARANARRPKPEEAEAAPSPAPSATLAPSATLAPSAPSATGSVQPLSASAPRAGGSFEIHPAPKPDLAAIPAHDLQAQALAKLRLNSRNSFLFVPRREGGPALPPAPSASTGPPSPEEKALKEPPRAPAPEQEEPVAAPPSPLDPSVPVTYIDDIVELDSGELSPRASSAARTGSLVDQPGGAGPHLEMEFSSVPLYRPHSAPHQRGGSTFTVVPKRKPVAPGLQALTDAGGRPQREEEDEEEDSKGKSKVAENADGPQTGVSHKKRYPTVNEIEVIGGYLSLERSCMSKTGSHRKKMKISFNETSLQTMFEYPSESSLAEEEEEEEGHASEPEEDKSRTLYIPRPNSTLHPNTPNSDLSSYTPKHSVKFSEWQEQKYEEMPAAEGCLPKEADSHGNQVMLTPAEKGGLSDFSSEPALYF